The genomic stretch TCGACGATCTCTTCGACTTCCGCGACCGTGATCTTGCCGGCCATCGCGCACATCGGGTTGAAGTTGCGCGCCGTGCGGCGATAGATCAGGTTGCCCGACTTGTCGGCCTTCCATGCCTTGACGAGCGCGACGTCGGCCGTCAGCGAATGCTCGAGCACGTAATGGTTCTCGCCGAACTGGCGCGTTTCCTTGCCTTCCGCGATGACCGTGCCGAAGCCGGTGTTGGTGAAGAACGCCGGGATGCCCGAGCCGCCGGCGCGCAGCTTTTCGGCCAGCGTGCCTTGCGGCGTGAATTCCAGCTCGAGTTCGCCCGCCAGATACTGACGCTCGAACTCCTTGTTCTCACCGACGTACGACGAGATCATCTTCCTGATCTGGCGCGTTTCCAGCAGCAGGCCGAGGCCGAAGCCGTCGACACCCGCGTTATTGCTGATGCAGGTGATGCCCTTGACGCCCGAGTCGCGCAGGGCCGCGATCAGCGCCTCGGGAATGCCGCACAATCCAAAGCCGCCGACGGCGAACGTCTGGCCGTCCTTGACGATGCCTTCGAGCGCGGCTGCCGCGCTTGCGTAGACTTTATTCATCAGTGTGTCCCTTCCTTGATTGGATACCGAAATCCGGATCGATGCGACGCCGTTTCTTATTGGACTGGCGCGGCGGGGTTGGCCCGACATGCCATTCTAGTCATCTGCGGCGAACGGTGGCGTGATACGGACAAAGCTGCGTTCCGCCGTCCGCCACGTCCCATCCGGCGCGTCTGCGACGCATCTTGTGATGTGCCGAAAGCGTACGATGCGGCGGCCTTGCGGCACAATACGCAAAAATACATAAGTATTCGTACCGCATCCCTCGCCGATTACATGCCCGCTCTGGATTATCAAACCGCTTTTCACCTTGCGCCGATCGGCCTCGTGCTGGCGCGCGACCGGATCATCGAAGACTGCAACGAACAGCTTGCCGCGATTTTCGGCCGTACGCGCGAGTCGCTGCTCGGGCAGTCGTTCGCGGTGCTCTATCCATCGTCCGACGAGTTCGAGCGTATCGGCGAGCGCATACCGCCCATCATGACGGCGCAAGGCAGTTACGCCGACGACCGCATCATGAAGCGCGCGAACGGCGAACTCTTCTGGTGCCACGTGACGGGGCGCTCGCTCGATCTGTCGGTCCCGCATGCGGCGGGCGTCTGGACGTTCGAAGACTTGAGCGCCACGCGGCGCGTCGCGGTGGAGCTGACGCCGCGTGAACGCGAGATCGCCGCGCAACTGGTGACGGGAAAAACCAGCAAGCAGATTGGACGGATTCTCGACATCAGTTCGCGAACCGTCGACGTTTACCGCGCGCGCCTGATGCGCAAGTACGGCACGGGCAACGCGACGGAACTGCTGCAGCGTCTGCTCGGGAACTGACTTTCGTCTGGATGGGGCGCCCACGCTGAACCGCGGGCGCGCGTGGACTGTGAAGAGGCTCAGACCTTCACGAGTTGAGCGTGTTCGATCGTCGAGCGCAGCAGATCCGGCAGCGGCACTGATTTGCCAGCCGCGTAGTCGATCCACACGCATTTGGCGGAGCCGCGTGCATACAGCGTGTTCGGATCATCCGCGCGATACAGTTCGAAGCCCGTATCGAAGCTGCTGCGCCCCGGCGCGCCGACCGTCATGCGGCCGATTACATCGCCCGGATAGTGCAGTTGCTTCAGAAACTCCATCGATGCATTGACTATCACGGGCCCCTGCCCTTCGCCATTGCCGCCCGCGATGCCGAGCTGCTCGAACCAGGAAATCCGCACCTGCTCCATGTAGCGGAAATAGACCGTGTTGTTCACATGGCCGAACGCGTCCATATCGCCCCAGCGGATCGGCATAGACATCTCAAAAACGGGGTGGTAATCGCTCATTGCACTTCTACGGGTTGGATCAGGTTTGATTCGGGTGTGAAGAAAAAAAGGCACTGCAAAAGGAACTGCTTGTGTCACGCGTCCACGTCGCGGCGGCGACGGTGCAGTACGCAACCTGCCGCACCGGGCCGAGGTCGCGACCATCGCGCACGGGCGTCAATGATCGCGCGTTTCGCATGTTCGTGCTGCGAGTCGTGCGAAACGCGAGGCGCCCGTCACGACAGGCCGAAGCCGTCGTCGGCGGCAATCACCGAACCGTTGATGAACTGCGATTCGTCGGCGCAGAGCAGCAGCAACAGCCCATCGAGATCTTCCGGCTTGCCCACACGATGCCTCGGCAACATCGACACCAGCTTCTGCCCTTGCTCGGTCGACCAGTGATGGTGGTTGATCTCGGTATCGATATAGCCGGGGCAGATCGCGTTCACATTGATGCCGTGGCGGCCCCACTCCTGCGCCATCGCCTTCGTCATATGCACGACGGCCGCCTTGCTCATCGAATAGAGCCCGATCTGCGGCAGCACCCGCAAACCCGCCACCGATGCGATGTTGATGATCCGGTACGGCGGCTTGTTCGTTCCGCCGCCGCGCATGATCATCCGCTTGGCCACTTCCTGCGCGACGAAAAACGCGCCGCGTGTGTTCGTGTCGAACACGTATTCGAAATCGGCAGGCGTCACGTCCGTCAGCTTCTGCGTCGTCGACACACCCGAATTGTTGACCAGAATGTCGATTGTGCCCGCTTCCGTTTCGGCATGCGCAACGGCGGACTTGATGCTCTGATAGTCGGTCACGTCGAGAGAAACGACAGCCGCAGCGCCGCCCGACGCTTCGATCTCAGCGCGCAATTCCTTCAGGCGTTCGATACGTCGGCTTGCCAGCACGACCTTTGCGCCAGCCTGCGACAACACCATCGCAAACCGCTTGCCCAGTCCACTCGACGCGCCCGTAACCAGCGCCACCTTGCCTTCCAGATTGATCGAACGGCCCATTGTGTTTTTCCTTGGAACGTGGATGTGAAGGGGGCGATAAACCGGCGCGCCGCACGGGCATGGGTCAACCCCAATTCACAATAATAGAACGATCGTGCTAATCTTGCCTCATTGTGTTGCAGCGTAGGGATCGTTCAATGACAATACGATCCCGAAAAAAGCATTCTAACGGTAAGAGGAGCATCAATGACCCCCGCAAGTCTGATCGAGCAGTATGGCCCGCGCGAGTCGATGGAATATGACGTGGTGATCGTCGGCGGCGGCCCGGCGGGCCTGTCCGCGGCCATTCGCCTGAAGCAGCGCGCCGCCGAAAAGGGGGTCGAAATTGGCGTCTGCGTGCTCGAAAAGGGCTCGGAAGTCGGGGCGCACATCCTCTCGGGCGCGGTGATGGACCCGCGGGCGCTAAATGAACTGATTCCGGACTGGAAGGAAAAGGGTGCGCCGCTGGACGTCGAAGTGACGGAAGACCGCTTTCTGTTCCTGAATGAAACGGGCGCGAAATCGGTGCCGAACTGGGCATTGCCCGACAATTTCAAGAATCACGGCAACTACGTGATCAGCCTCGGGAATGTTACGCGCTGGCTGGGCCAGCAGGCCGAGGCGCTCGGCGTCGAAATCTTCCCCGGTTTCGCTGCGGCTGAGGTGCTGTACAACGACGACGGCTCGGTGAAGGGCGTCGCGACGGGCAACCTGGGCATTGGCAAAGACGGCGAGCCGACCGAAAACTTCCAGCTCGGCATGGAGCTGCACGCGAAGTACACGCTTTTCTGCGAAGGCGCGCGCGGGCATCTGGGACGCCAGCTGTCCGACAGGTTCCGGCTGCGCGACGGCGCCGATCCGCAGGTCTACGGGATCGGCATCAAGGAACTATGGGAAATCGATCCGGCGAAACACAAGCCGGGTCTGGTGATCCACACGGCCGGCTGGCCGCTCGATTCGCAGACCTACGGCGGCTCGTTCCTCTATCACATCGACAACAACCAGGTGATGGTGGGCTTCGTGGTGGGACTCGGCTATTCGAACCCGTACCTGTCGCCGTTCGAAGAGTTCCAGCGCTACAAGACGCATCCGGAAATCCGCAAGTTCCTCGAAGGCGGCAAGCGCGTGTCGTACGGAGCACGTGCGATTACGGCGGGCGGCCTGCTGTCGCTGCCGAAACTCGTGTTCCCGGGCGGCGCGCTGGTTGGCGACGACGCCGGTTTCCTGAACGCTTCGCGGATCAAGGGCTCGCACGCCGCAATCAAGACGGGCATGCTCGCCGCCGACGCCGCATTCGATGCCGTGCAAGCGGGACGCCAGAGCGACGAACTCGCGGCCTACCCCGAGTCGTTCAAGAGCTCGTGGCTGCACACCGAGCTCTATCGGGCGCGCAACTTCAAGCAGTGGATGAGCAAGGGCCTGTACCTTGGCACCTTGATGGTCGGCATCGAACAGAAGCTGATGGGCGGCAACGTGCCGTGGACGCTGCATCATCAGCACTGGGATCACGAAATGTTGAAGCCGGCGTCGCAGTGCAAGCCGATCGAGTATCCGAAGCCGGACGGCAAGCTGACATTCGACCGTCTGTCGTCGGTATTCATCTCGAACACCAACCACGAAGAGAACCAGCCCGCGCACCTGACGCTCAAGGACGCAAGCGTGCCCGTGAAGGTGAACCTGCAGACGTACGCCGGTCCGGAAAGCCGCTACTGCCCGGCTGCCGTTTACGAGTTCGTGAACAACGACGACGGCAGCGAACGGCTCGTCATCAATGCGCAGAACTGCGTGCACTGCAAGACCTGCGACATCAAGGATCCGACGCAGAATATCGTGTGGGTCACGCCTGAAGGCGGCGGCGGTCCGAACTATCCGAACATGTGAGTTCGACAAAAAACGCCGCTCGACGAGCGGCGTTTTTGCGTCATGGCGCGGTCAAACCACGGCTCACGCCACCAGTGCTTCGAGCCGCGCACGTACCTGTTCGAGCACCGGCCGCCACGCACCCACGGAGGGTTGACGAAACAGCTCGGCCGTCTGATACCAGGGCGTCCGCTCCGTCTCATCGCCCCAGAACCATGCCGAAACGCGGTCGAGCATGAGCCAGGTCGGCACACCGAGCGCGCCTGCCAGATGCGCCGGCCCGCTGTCGATGGTCACGAGCACATCGAGATTCATAAGCAACGCGGCCACGTCGTCGAAGCCTGCTTCAAACTGCGGCGTCAGGTCGATCACATCCCCACCCTGCGACCGCCACTGTCCGACCGTCTGCTCGCGCCCCGGCGAAACGGCAAAAAAGCTCACGCCGGGCACATCGAGCAACCGGGCGAACTCGTGAGCGCCGATCGAGCGGCGCCTGTCGCGGATGTGATCGGGATTGCCGTTCCACACGATGCCGACCTTGCGATTCTCCGCCGCCGTCGCGGCTGACACACGCTCGCGCCAGAGTTCGACGCGCGCCGGGTCGGCGCTGAGATACGGTCGCCCCCAGGTGGAAGGATCGTTGATGCCGAGCCGCAACGGCAGGCTCATCAGACCGCAGTGAAAGTCGGGCTTCGTGCGGAGGCTCGTTTCAATCGCGATGCCGTCGGGCAGCATGCGTTCGAACAGCTGTTGCATCGCCCCTGCGTAGCCAAACACCACGCGGCCGCCTTCGCGCTGCGCGCGTTCGGCCAGCAGCGGCAGAAAGCGTACGGCCCACAGGCAGTCGCCATTGCCCTGCTCGCCATAGACGACGAGCGTCTTGCCCGTCAGCGATTCGCCGCGCCAGTTCGCGCTGATGGCAGCCAGCGCATCTTTAGCGGCGTTCGCATCGTGCGCGAAGGCTACACGCGCTTCGTAGTCGAGCCAGCCCTGCGCGTAGCGTCCCGCACGCACTTCGAGTTCCGACAGATCAAACAGCGCGTGCGCGTTGTTCGGGGTCATTTCCAGCACGCGATGCAGCAGCGCTTCCGCTTCCCCGAAGCGGCCCTGTTCCTTGATGCACAACGCGAGCTTGTGCAACACGATGTGATTGCCGGGCGCGGCGCGCGCGGCCTCATGAAGCAGGCGCTGCGCTTCGGCGAAATCGTCGCGTGCCTCAACGGCGGCCGCGCGCCAGACGAGAGCGTTCGCGTCATTCGCGTCACGCGTCAGCAACAGCGCTGTGGAGGATTCGACGAGCGGCCAGTCGCGCAAAATGAAAGCCGTCTGTGCGACGTTGTGCAACAGGCGGGGATCGCAATTCGCGTCCAGCCGGTAAGCCCGCACGAGTGCGTCGACGGCCTCGCGCAAACCGGCTCTGTCGCCATTCGCATGGTGGAGCAGCGCGTTGCCGAGCGCGACCCAGTCGGCCGCGACGGCGTCAGGCAAAGCCGTACGCGCCCGCAGGGGCTCGAGCGGGTCGGCCATTGTGAGATCGTTATCGCGCATGTTGACGCCCGTCAGAAACCGTCAAGCCTGCCGGATCGAGCCGGCGTTACGGCGCGCTGGCGGCGATCTTCGGCGTACCGACCACCACGTCGCCGCATTGCGCGCGGTGCCGCAACGCATGGTCGATCAGCACGAGGGCGAGCATGGCTTCGGCGATCGGCGTGGCACGAATGCCGACACAGGGGTCGTGGCGGCCGAACGTTTCGACGACGGCGGGCTGCCCGTTCTTGTCGATCGAGCGGCGCGGCGTGCGGATGCTCGACGTCGGCTTGATCGCGATCGAGACCGTGATGTCCTGCCCCGTCGAAATACCGCCGAGCACGCCGCCCGCGTGATTGCCGACGAAGCCTTCCGGCGTCAGCTCGTCACCATGCACGGAGCCGCGCTGCGCCACGCTCGCGAATCCCGCGCCGATTTCGACGCCCTTCACCGCGTTGATGCCCATCATTGCATGCGCGATGTCGGCGTCGAGGCGGTCGAACAGCGGCTCACCAAGTCCGACGGGCACGCCCGACGCAACCACGTTGATGCGCGCGCCGATCGAATCGCCGTCCTTGCGCAACGCGTCCATGTACGCTTCGAGTTGCGGCACGACATCCGCGTTCGGCACGAAGAACGGGTTCTCGCGCACGAACTGCCAGTCGATGAACGGCACGTCGATCTCGCCGAGCGCCGCCATGTAGCCGCGAATCTCCGTGCCGAACTTCTCGCGCAGCCACTTCTTCGCGACTGCGCCCGCTGCCACCGTCGGCGCCGTCAGGCGCGCGGACGAACGGCCGCCGCCGCGATAGTCGCGTATGCCGAATTTCTGCCAGTAGGTGTAGTCGGCGTGGCCGGGGCGGAACGTGTCGGCGATATTGCCGTAGTCCTTGCTGCGCTGGTCCGTATTGCGGATCAGCAGTGCAATCGGCGCGCCCGTCGTCTTGCCCTCGAAGACGCCGGAGAGAATCTCGACCTTGTCTTCTTCCTGGCGCTGCGTCACATGGCGCGACGTGCCCGGCTTGCGGCGGTCGAGTTCAAGCTGGATGTCGGCTTCGGCGAGCGACATACCCGGTGGGCAGCCGTCGATTACACAGCCGATAGCCGGGCCGTGCGATTCGCCGAAGGTCGTGACGGTGAAGAGCGTACCGAGGGTATTGCCGGACATGAGCGTCGTCCAAAGAAATGCGGGGAGAGCGATATTATGCCAGTCCCGACGCGCTGCCGTAGCGCGCAGCGGTCCGTCCAGTGGGATAGGACAAATGGACGAGTGTTGCACCTGCGCGAAGACGATCTTTCAAGCGTCTGCGACGTCCACGATCACTTTCGCGCGCCGCGCAGTTCCGTCACGATCTGCTGCAGGCGTTCCGGCGTCGCGTCAGCCGGTTCGAGCGGCTCGCCGACAGCCAGCGTCAGCCGGCTCATCACGCCCTTGTGAATCGGCCGCGGAAAGCGCGCATCCAGGCTGCGTGACCAGACGCTGCCCCACAGGCCGCGTAGCGCAATCGGCACGACGGTCACGGGCTGGCGCCGCAAAATTTCCGTGACGCCGTGCCGAAACGGATTCATGTCACCCGTTTTGGTCAGCTTGCCTTCGGGAAAAATACAGACGAGATCGCCCTCTTCGAGCACTTTCGCGCAGGCTTCGTAGGCACGCGCCAGCAGTGCGGGGTCTTCGTGCGCGGGCGCAATCGGAATGGCCTTGGCGTGTCTGAACAACCAGCCGACGAAGGGCGTTCGGAATATCCGGTGATCCATCACGAAGCGGATCGGCCGCGGGCTTTCGGCCATGATGACGATGGCATCGACATAGCTCACGTGATTGCACACGAGCACGGCTGCCCCCTCACGCGGAATGCGCTCTGCGTGAACGAGGCGAATCCGGTAGAACGTGTGCACGAGCAGCCACGCGACGAAGCGCAACAGGAACTCGGGCACGAGCGAATAGATGTAGATCGCAACAACCACGTTGAGCAGCGCCGTCACGAGGAACAGCCCAGCAATGCCCACGCCCGCCGACGTCAGCGCAACGGCCATCAGCGCCGACACGATCATGAATAGTGAGTTGAGGATATTGTTCGCCGCGATGATCCGCGCGCGATGGCTCGGCTGGCTGCGGCTCTGGATCAGCGCGTAGAGCGGCACGCTGTAGAAGCCGCCGAACATCGCCAGCAGGAACAGATCGGCGAGCACGCGCCAATGCGCGGGCAGCATCATGAATTCGCCCACCGTCAGCAAATGCCCGGCGGCAGGCAACGCGTGGCTCGCGAAGAACAGGTCGATCGCGAATGCGCTGATGCCGATCGAGCCAAGCGGCACCAGGCCAATCTCGATGCGCTTCTTCGACAGCCGCTCGCACAGCAGCGAGCCCGTGCCGATGCCGATCGAAAACGTCGCGAGCAGCACGGTGACCACGTCGGGATTCGCGGACAGCACGTCCTTCGCAAAGCGGAAGAACGACGACAGAAACGTCGCGCCGACGAACCACAACCAGGAAATCCCGAGCAGACTCAGAAAGACCGTCCGGTTCTGGCGTGCGAGTTTCAGATTGCGCCAGGTTTCGCTAATCGGATTCCAGTTGATGCGCAGTTCCGGTTGAGACGGCGTCGACGGCGGCACGAAGCTCGACGCGACACGTCCTATCACCGCGATCGCGACGCAGCCGAACGCCAGAATCGCTGCGCCATGCACGTCCGAGCCGGCCGCCGCGCCACCCATGATCGTGCCCAGCAAAATCGCGACGAAGGTGCCCATCTCGACCATGCCGTTGCCGCCGACCAGTTCCGACTGCTCCAGATGCTGCGGGAGATAGGCGTACTTGACGGGGCCGAACACCGTCGAATGGACGCCCATCAGGAACGTACACAGGTACAGCAGCACGGCATTGTGCAGCCAGAATCCCGCGCCGCCCACCAGCATCACGGCGATCTCGAAAGTCTTCACGAAGCGTGTGAGCATCGACTTGTCGTACTTGTCGGCAATCTGACCGGAGGTAGCCGAGAACAGGACGAACGGCAGAATGAAGATCGCGGAAATCAGAAACGCTGCGGTGTCCGCATGGACGCCGGCGAAGCGCGCGGCCTGATACGTGACAAGCGACGTGAAGCCGATCTTGAACACGTTGTCGTTCATCGCGCCGAGAAACTGCGTCCAGAAGAAGGGCGCGAAACGGCGCTCGCGCAACAGACGGAACTGCGAGCCGTGCTCGCGCGCGCCGCGCTTTGCGCGTTGGACGGTGGATAACGGACGATCGCTCATGAAGTGGTCGATGGAGGGCAAGGTTCGCCCGGTTTCACAGCCGCTTTGCCCGAACGGCGGACACAAAAAAGCGCGCGGATCACGCGCGCTTCAGGATGATGCAGGCATGCGAGAGTGCCATGTCAGCAGGCTTCGCACCGACGCGGCGCCGTGCTCTTCAGCGCGACGGCTGCTCCTGCTGCGGCTCGTCTTCGGCGGGCCAGTCGCGGATGTACGCCTTCAGCATCCGGTTTTCGAAGCCCTGCTCTTCGACGACGGCCTTCGCGACGTCGTAGAACGAAATCACCCCCATGAGCTTGCGGCTTTCCATGACGGGCAGATAACGCACGTGATGCTCGAGCATCATGCGGCGCACTTCATTGACGTCCGTTTCCGGCGTGCAGGTGAGCGGGTGATCGTCCATGATCTTGCGGATCGTGGTGCTGCCGACACTCCCGCCGTTACGGCTTAGCACCAGGATAATCTCGCGGAACGTCAGCATGCCGACGAGGTCGCCATACTCCATGACGACCAGCGAGCCGATATCGTGTTCGGCCATCGTCGTGACGGCTTCGTTGACTTCCGTATCGGGCGTGACCGTGAAAAGCGTATTGCCCTTGACCTTGAGAATGTCGCTGACGCGCATGATTCGTCTCCTGTCGACGGAAGCCGGCATTGCGCCGCCCGCTCCCGCCCCATACATAGTTGTCGACGGGCGTCAGCGCGGTGGCGCCCTACCCCGGTCCCGTGCAACGTGGTTGCGGATGAAGCCTTCAGAAGCATGAAAAGGCATGACTGACTTTCGATCCTAGCGGAAAGGTCTGCAAAAAGGAAGCGGACGCCCCCGCCGACAGCGCGCCAGCGCACGTCCGGCGGGCGGGACGCACGGGCCTGCCCGCGGCTGCGGCAAACCTGCCGTGCACCGCATCCGCGCATGTAGGCACGCGGCCGCACTTCGGGCGACAACCGAGTGGTTCGCGCGCGGCACGGTGATACGATGGCCTCCACGCTCACCTTCGCCGGGCTGTCGAGGCCCGGCCGCCCACGATGCCCGCCAACCGTTTCGACACACTCGCGCTGCACGCGGGCGCCGCCCCCGATCCTGCAACGGGCGCGCGCGCGACGCCCATCTACCAGACCACCTCGTTCACGTTCCGCGATACCGACCACGCTGCCGCACTCTTCAACATGGAACGCGCCGGCCACGTCTATTCGCGGATCTCGAACCCGACCGTCGCCGTGTTCGAAGAGCGCGTCGCCGCGCTCGAAAACGGCGCGGGCGCGATCGGCACGGCAAGCGGCCAGGCCGCGCTGCATCTGGCGATTGCGACGCTGATGGGCGCGGGCTCGCATATCGTCGCGTCGAGCGCGCTGTATGGCGGCTCGCACAATCTGCTCAACTACACGCTGCGGCGCTTCGGTATCGAGACGACCTTCGTCAAACCCGGCGACATTGACGCATGGCGCGCGGCGCTGCGCCCGAACACGAAGCTCCTGTTCGGCGAGACGCTCGGCAATCCCGGCCTCGATGTGCTCGATAGCGAGACAGTCGCCCAGATCGCGCACGACCACCGCGTGCCGCTGCTGGTCGATTCCACTTTCACCACGCCGTACCTGCTCAAGCCGTTCGACCACGGCGCCGACTTCGTCTACCACTCCGCGACCAAATTCCTCGGCGGTCACGGCACGACGATCGGCGGCGTGCTCGTCGACGGCGGCACCTTCGACTTCGAAGCGTCCGGGCGCTTCCCCGAACTCACCGAGCCCTATGAGGGCTTTCACGGCATGGTGTTCGCCGAGGAAAGCACCGTCGCGCCGTTCCTGTTGCGCGCCCGGCGCGAAGGACTCCGCGACTTCGGCGCGTGCCTGCATCCGCAAGCCGCGTGGCAGCTGCTTCAGGGCGTCGAGACGCTGCCGCTACGCATGGAACGCCATGTCGCGAATACGCGCAAGGTGGTCGAATTCCTCGCCGCGCATGCCGCCGTCGAATCGGTCGCGTACCCGGAGCTGCCGACGCACCCCGATCACGCGCTCGCCCAGCGCCTGCTGCCGCGCGGCGCAGGCGCCGTGTTCAGTTTCGATCTGCGCGGGGACCGTGCCGCCGGCCGCGCGTTCATCGAAGCGCTGTCGCTGTTCTCGCATCTCGCGAATGTCGGCGATGCGCGCTCGCTCGTCATTCATCCTGCATCGACGACGCACTTTCGCATGGATGCCGCCGCGCTCGCCATGGCGGGCATCGCGGAAGGCACCATACGGCTGTCGATCGGCCTCGAAGACCCGGACGACCTGATCGACGATCTCAAGCGCGCGCTCAAGGCCGCGCAAAAATCCGGCGAGCGTTCCACGCCGTCACCCGCCGCCCCGCGCAAGGAGTCCGCATGATCGTGGACGTCAACGGCAAATCCGCCTATGTCTATACGGGCGGCAAGGCGTTCGACGCCGCGTTGCCCACCGCCGTCTTCATTCATGGCGCCGAGCATGATCACAGCGTCTGGGCGTTGCAGACACGCTACTTCGCGCATCACGGCTTCGGCGTGCTGGCCGTCGACCTGCCCGGCCACCATCGCAGCGCCGGCCCCGCGTTGAAAACCATCGGCGACATGGCCGACTGGCTGGCTGCCCTGCTCGATGCCCTGGGCGTGTCACGCGCATTCGTCGCCGGGCACAGCATGGGCTCGCTGGTTGCGCTCGACTTCGCGGCCCGTTACCCGTCGCGCGCGACCCATCTTGCGCTGGTCGCGACAGCCGTGCCGATGGCCGTCTCCGACGCGCTGCTCGATGCCGCCCGCGAACGCGAGCCGGATGCGATCGCGATGGTCAACGCGTGGTCGCATTCGACCTTCGCCGCCAAGCCGTCCTGCCCCGCGCCTGGCTTCTGGCTGCACGGCATGAACGCCCGCCTGATGCAGCGCGTCTCGGCGACAGGAGAGCCGTTGCTCTTCCACACCGATTTCAACGCCTGCAACACCTACACGGACGGCCTCGCGCGCGCTGCGCAAGTGACGTGTGCCACGCGCCTGCTCGTCGGCAAGCGCGACATGATGACGCCGCCGCGCGCTGCCAAAGCACTCGCCGACGCGCTGCGCGCTGCGAACGTGCCCGTCGACACCGTCACGCTCGACGCCGGCCACGCGCTGATGTCCGAGCAGCCCGACGGCACGCTCGACGTGCTCTTCGCGTTTGCAACGGCAAGCACGGCCGGCCGGCCGCAACCCGCACAATAACCGTCCTGAGCAGCGCCTGCCATTGGCCGAATGGCCAGCTTGCACGCATCTGACGATAGCAGCAGAATGAATCGATATGTATGCGGTTCGGGCCACGGGCGTTCCCCGGCCGTTCAGCAGGTACGCAGTGGAGGCGATCATGAGCCATCAGACAACGCACGACGAACACTTCGCGAACTTTTCGCAGTTCTATCCCTACTATCTGAGCGAGCATCGCAACACCGTGTCGCGGCGGCTGCATTTCATCGGATCGCTGGGCGTGATCGGCTGCGCCGCGATGGCGCTCGCGACGGGCGACTGGCTGTGGCTGCCGGCCGCCGTGGTGTGCGGCTACGGTTTTGCGTGGGTCGGCCATTTCATCTTCGAGAAGAACCGGCCCGCAACCTTCCGGCATCCCATTTACAGCCTGATGGGCGACTGGGTGATGTTCAAGGACATCTGCACGGGGCGCATTTCGCTTTAGTGCGCATCGGCGTCGCCGCCCCGCAAAACGCTCAAGCCGCGCTCATGCCGTCTGGCGCGGCAAGGCCGCCGCCCCGTCCATGCCTCCGGGGCTCTGCTGCGCGGCGCCACGCGCAACGGCACGCGCCGCCAGCAGGTTCGCAAGGCTCACTTTGAGACCTTCGTTATCGAGCGCGCCAAGCAATGTCGCGCTATCCACGCGCGTCGAGTCCAGATTCAGCTGATACGCCAGTTCCGCCCGGTCGACAACGAACAGATCGAAGAGCCGCTCGACGGTGATCTGGTTCGGGTTCGCGACCAGCAGAAAACGCGGACGGTGGCCGTTTTCGTCGAGCTGCACGATCCAGTCGATCCCTTCAAGCTGCTGCAACAGGCGCACCGTCGTTTCCATATCGCGGCGCAACGCGCGGGCGAGTTCCGGCACCGTGTAGCCATGCGTGCCCGCTTCGCGCGCTTCGACGAGGCGTGCGAGCAGTTCGAGCGAGTCGAGCAGATCGCTGCCCGGAAAGTCCGGACGGTGGAATTGGCCCGTGCGGATAGCGGGCAGCGCCGACGCGATCATCGCGCCTGCCAGCGTGATGAACCAGCTCAGGTACATCCACAGCAGGAAGAGCGGCACCACGGCGAACGCGCCGTACACGGCCGTATACGTCGGAATGCGCCGGATATAAAAGCCGAAGCCGCGCTTGGCCAG from Paraburkholderia phymatum STM815 encodes the following:
- a CDS encoding CoA transferase subunit A, with protein sequence MNKVYASAAAALEGIVKDGQTFAVGGFGLCGIPEALIAALRDSGVKGITCISNNAGVDGFGLGLLLETRQIRKMISSYVGENKEFERQYLAGELELEFTPQGTLAEKLRAGGSGIPAFFTNTGFGTVIAEGKETRQFGENHYVLEHSLTADVALVKAWKADKSGNLIYRRTARNFNPMCAMAGKITVAEVEEIVETGELDPDAIHTPGIFVQRLVLNAHPEKRIEQRIVRAKGE
- a CDS encoding PAS and helix-turn-helix domain-containing protein, with the translated sequence MPALDYQTAFHLAPIGLVLARDRIIEDCNEQLAAIFGRTRESLLGQSFAVLYPSSDEFERIGERIPPIMTAQGSYADDRIMKRANGELFWCHVTGRSLDLSVPHAAGVWTFEDLSATRRVAVELTPREREIAAQLVTGKTSKQIGRILDISSRTVDVYRARLMRKYGTGNATELLQRLLGN
- a CDS encoding electron transfer flavoprotein-ubiquinone oxidoreductase, which codes for MTPASLIEQYGPRESMEYDVVIVGGGPAGLSAAIRLKQRAAEKGVEIGVCVLEKGSEVGAHILSGAVMDPRALNELIPDWKEKGAPLDVEVTEDRFLFLNETGAKSVPNWALPDNFKNHGNYVISLGNVTRWLGQQAEALGVEIFPGFAAAEVLYNDDGSVKGVATGNLGIGKDGEPTENFQLGMELHAKYTLFCEGARGHLGRQLSDRFRLRDGADPQVYGIGIKELWEIDPAKHKPGLVIHTAGWPLDSQTYGGSFLYHIDNNQVMVGFVVGLGYSNPYLSPFEEFQRYKTHPEIRKFLEGGKRVSYGARAITAGGLLSLPKLVFPGGALVGDDAGFLNASRIKGSHAAIKTGMLAADAAFDAVQAGRQSDELAAYPESFKSSWLHTELYRARNFKQWMSKGLYLGTLMVGIEQKLMGGNVPWTLHHQHWDHEMLKPASQCKPIEYPKPDGKLTFDRLSSVFISNTNHEENQPAHLTLKDASVPVKVNLQTYAGPESRYCPAAVYEFVNNDDGSERLVINAQNCVHCKTCDIKDPTQNIVWVTPEGGGGPNYPNM
- a CDS encoding SDR family oxidoreductase; the protein is MGRSINLEGKVALVTGASSGLGKRFAMVLSQAGAKVVLASRRIERLKELRAEIEASGGAAAVVSLDVTDYQSIKSAVAHAETEAGTIDILVNNSGVSTTQKLTDVTPADFEYVFDTNTRGAFFVAQEVAKRMIMRGGGTNKPPYRIINIASVAGLRVLPQIGLYSMSKAAVVHMTKAMAQEWGRHGINVNAICPGYIDTEINHHHWSTEQGQKLVSMLPRHRVGKPEDLDGLLLLLCADESQFINGSVIAADDGFGLS
- a CDS encoding acyl-CoA thioesterase, with protein sequence MSDYHPVFEMSMPIRWGDMDAFGHVNNTVYFRYMEQVRISWFEQLGIAGGNGEGQGPVIVNASMEFLKQLHYPGDVIGRMTVGAPGRSSFDTGFELYRADDPNTLYARGSAKCVWIDYAAGKSVPLPDLLRSTIEHAQLVKV
- a CDS encoding tetratricopeptide repeat protein, which encodes MRDNDLTMADPLEPLRARTALPDAVAADWVALGNALLHHANGDRAGLREAVDALVRAYRLDANCDPRLLHNVAQTAFILRDWPLVESSTALLLTRDANDANALVWRAAAVEARDDFAEAQRLLHEAARAAPGNHIVLHKLALCIKEQGRFGEAEALLHRVLEMTPNNAHALFDLSELEVRAGRYAQGWLDYEARVAFAHDANAAKDALAAISANWRGESLTGKTLVVYGEQGNGDCLWAVRFLPLLAERAQREGGRVVFGYAGAMQQLFERMLPDGIAIETSLRTKPDFHCGLMSLPLRLGINDPSTWGRPYLSADPARVELWRERVSAATAAENRKVGIVWNGNPDHIRDRRRSIGAHEFARLLDVPGVSFFAVSPGREQTVGQWRSQGGDVIDLTPQFEAGFDDVAALLMNLDVLVTIDSGPAHLAGALGVPTWLMLDRVSAWFWGDETERTPWYQTAELFRQPSVGAWRPVLEQVRARLEALVA